The following proteins are co-located in the Bacteroidota bacterium genome:
- a CDS encoding Txe/YoeB family addiction module toxin has protein sequence MTSKRDRNAVFAPHCREDIQLWVKTNRKTALRVLDLIEAVMRDPFNGIGKPEALKHLGPGIWSRRITKQDRLVYIVEEKQIIFLQARFHYKK, from the coding sequence ATGACAAGTAAAAGAGATCGCAACGCGGTCTTTGCTCCCCATTGCAGAGAGGATATTCAACTTTGGGTAAAGACCAATCGTAAGACAGCATTGCGCGTACTCGATTTGATTGAAGCCGTCATGCGAGATCCCTTTAATGGGATAGGCAAACCGGAAGCATTGAAACACTTGGGGCCGGGTATTTGGTCACGTCGTATAACCAAACAAGACCGGCTGGTTTATATCGTTGAGGAAAAGCAAATCATTTTCTTGCAAGCCCGCTTTCACTACAAGAAGTAG